Sequence from the Ziziphus jujuba cultivar Dongzao chromosome 9, ASM3175591v1 genome:
AGTGGAGTTTGTTCCTTTATTAATGAGGTATCTTTATCTTTTGTACATATTTACCACTGGTATTATATGTGTTTTTCATAAAGCAGAGATAAGAATGCTGGAATATTCAAGAAAAGTAtactaaaaaaattcatagattTAGAAGAACTCTCCCTCTTGGACGAAATCATAAAGGAATACCCAGAAACACATTTACCAAATCCTCACCGCGGAATCTACAAAGAAGCAATCCaattgatcaaaaaaaaaaggggggggggggggggggggaagtaGGCTTTTTTCAAGCCTTATTTTTGTGATGTAACGGAGTAATTACCTCCTTTCAATTGGGGGAGAGATGGCTGAGTGGACTAAAGCGTCATATTGCTAATCCGTTGCACGAGTTTTTCATACCGAGGATTCAAATCCCTCTCTTTCTGTTTTCATCAATATCTTGttcttttccttcaaatttCTAGCGAGTTCAGTGTGGAATTGATAACCCAATAAACACCTTATCTCCGGTTCAAATTGAATTTCAAatggaagaatttcaaggataTTTTGAACTAGATAGATCTCAGCAACACGATCGCCTATACCCCGTTATCTTTCAGGAGTATATGCATTGCTGCTGTGTTATGTGAGTGTGCTGGTTCTATAAATTTGCTAATAATCCTTAAAGAGATGTTGCAAGTGTCAGTGTCTCACTATGAAGTTGCATAGGTAGAAACAAGTCACTGGTTTTTGTTTCATCGCAGACTGTGGTTGCTTTCATGTTATTCTGAAGTGGTTAATGTGTTCTATTTACCTTATAAATAATTCTGAAACATCATAGAACTCTTCACCTGTTCTGCTAATGATTGTGCAAATGCAAATATGTTGGTCTGGTCCCCATTATTTTGCCACATAAAAGCCAATGTTTCAAATAATATAGTTTCTCTGTGGTTTGGAAATAACATCGTagttttctttttgcttgacaTGCAGCTATGTGTAACAAAGAAAGCAAGTTATTCTCCCTTATGGACAACATGGGATTCACACCAAAATCACAACCACAACACCGTAAGATCATGGAAATATTCTGAAATGTTGATCCCTGTATTGTTATTGTACTTGATCTCCTTTATTGAAATGTGCTTTATGTTAATTAGGCTGTCAAATTCCCCTTGCCAAGGACCCTGATAAAATAGTTATTCCAAAGGGCAGAACTCCTGACACAATTGTAAAGAACTTATCTTATGTTATTGAGGATGAACCTTTGAATAACAATTTTCAGTCTACTCCACTTTTTGGTGGACATCAAAGCTGGTCACAAAGAGAGGAGAGTTTTAAGCTAAAACCAACCATGAAGGTAAATTTTTTCAGATCTGTTAATatcatgtatttatttttggtctGCTTGTGTGTTTTAATTGCTGATTCTCATATTGGCAGTTATGCCTTGtcttaaaaaaaatgctttttatttttatggtccTTTTTTTATAACAGAATGATATCTCACAACTTATAAATAAGTATccatttataatatatgtatattgttaaGTTAACCATATGGAAACTGATAAAGGGACATAGTTCCCCTTTtagtataatttatatttttgcataGTGTTTTTCAATAATTGTGGCCGCATACCttcaaatttcatttttgttgcaGTTACCACACTTCTGTCCTAATGGAGACATATGGCGTTAAAATCAAAGGATAAAAAGTGTAAAAATCCCTCACCAAGATGAAAAATATGATTGCATCACAATCTGTTTTCTGACATTTTTCAAACCCAAACCCATCTGTCAtcaatctttctctctctctctctctctctctctctctctctgataaACTCTTTCTGATGGTTTCCACCAATCTAGTCTCTAGTGTCTTTTACCCTGTGCAATAATGGGATAGTGATTCCAAAAAGGTCTATCGGTTTGGTTGTTTGGGTTGGGGGTTTGGGGGGGGTGTAATTTGACAGAAAAGAAAACTtagatataaaaacaaaatgaaaaggaTTGTCAGCTGCAGATTGGCTTTCGGTTTGGGTTCTGAGATGGCGTTTTGGAGTTCTGATCCACCAAAAAATTAGGAGGAGCCGCTATATATTTGTGAATTGATTTGTTGCTAGTATGAGATAAATTAATGCTTtggagcattttttttttttttcgtctttTAATGGTGGGTTAGATAAGTGGATAAATTTGTGAGTGCATTGGCTTTATTTTCTCCCTTTCCTTTGCCATCCTCTTGtaagcttctttttcttttcttttttgatttccAATTTTGGTTTTAAACAGACATTTTATGCTTTCTTTTCCACCCTAAATtagaaatcatcaataaagaaaTCATATACATTTGTGATGCTGTTTTTTTCAGTTAACTCGTGCTGTTTACTGCTATGCATGAGCTTATTGTGTTACTTAAATGGTGGAGCATCAGGTTGTGTTTTGTAATGATTGTAAGGATGGCTTGAAAGTTAATTGTTAAACAAAGatgaataataattatgaatgaaTATCTTCTCTGTGACAACAAGATAGAATTTATTGAAAATCTATGGATACGCAGAGGAAGGTccgaagttttttttttttttttttcctcaaacaAAGGTCGAAAAAAATCAATTGCTGGCTAGTATATTACACAGTTTGACTAACAGAAGGGTATTAGCtgcaacaaaaatgaaattcaaaggAACATTTTGGTAATTACTAGAAAATCGGTTATATATATGTGCAAAAGACTAAAGTACAAGGGATATTTGTGTAATTTACCTATTGAAATTTGATTCTTCTTACTTTTGGTATTCTCTGCTATAAAATTAGTTGATTAATGTTTAATTCACTATCTGTACTTCAGGTTCATTGTGGATTTATTCGAAATGGTGGTGCTGAAATGGCTCCTGCAGATATCAAATATGTCAAGAAATGTAGGTTTGTGGTTGCATCTGGCATTTTTGATGGATATGATGTTCCTCATCAGCCTTCAAACATAAGTCCCCGTTCTAAGAAGCTCTTTTGCTTTCTTATGGTCGTCGATGAGATTTCTCTTGATTTTATAAAGGAAAATGTCACTGTCAGAGAGGATGATAAGGGGGGGAAATGGGTTGGTATATGGCGTCTCATTCCACTTAAGCATCCACCTTATGATGAGCCCAGAAGAAATGGCAAGGTTCCCAAGATAATAACTCATCGGTTGTTCCCTAAAGCACAGTACAGCATTTGGATTGATGGTAAAATGGAGCTCATAGTTGATCCATTACTAATGTTAGAAAGGTATGATTTCAGATGGTTATATACATGCATGTTATTAGCAGGCACGCgcgtacacacacacacaaacacaaaaacacacacacgcacacacactcactcacatattaatatatatatatatagggtgagGTTATGGTCCGGACCCGCACCAAAGCCGacactttttaagaaaaagcgTCGGCTTTGCTGTTACATACACAGagcaaagccaatgctttttctTAAAAGCGTCAGCTTTGGTGCATGGTATGcacataataatatttatatataaacaaattcaTTTTGATGTGTAGATATTTATGGCGTGGGAAGTATACGTTTGCCATTGCTCAGCACAAGCATCATCACAGTATATATGAGGAGGCTGATGCAAACAAGCGGAGGAAGAGATATGCTCGACCTCTTCTTGACCTCCACATGAAAATTTATCGTTATGAGGGAATGGATTCGTGGAGTCCACAGAAGAAAACAATTAGTGGTATGGAGTTccattgttttcatttttttatttttttattttttattcttgctCCGTCAGTTATATGGTTGCAAATTGTGATGTAAAACAACTTAAATATGAAGATTAATGCACACTGGCTGGGTTCtatcctaaaaaaataaagagaaaaaatagtaataagaaaTGAGTGATTACATGAAACTCATTTGCCATTACTTAACCCTTGTGCCTAAAGGACATTCTTCCCCCTTTTGTATGTTGACCTGTATTTCAATGATGGATGAGgttaagtgaaaaaaatataaatgaaataatggTATGTTTTAAAACTAGCTAGGCAGTAACGCATGGGTTGTCATTGATACATAGTTAGTTTAAAACACATTTATTCGTGCATAGACCTGTTGAATGTCCATTCTGCATCAGTCGCTACAACCATAATAACATTAGATGAGACAGTGGATTAATCTAACATGATCTTCACAAGAAGTTGTAAAACATAACTTCTGACTAGTGGCGAGATTTACTGTGTTGCCAATGGTTGGAAAAATCCACGAATATTAAATCTCTCAGCAGAGTACAGTTATGGTAGTTAATCTTTATAAGATCCTATTTTAATGCTGATACAGCGGTCAGAAAACTTACTGGGGCGTTAATCTGGCtgaataattattttccaaagataCCGTAAACTATGTGGATTTCAGCTTTTTATATTTCATCTGATGATGGAGAGTAGCCCATTCCAtgttataagaaaattttatgatCTGGAGGAGCATTTTGTTCTCATCTTCTGTGCAGTGTGTACTAGTGGTCTAACTGCCgctgataaaaaataaaaaataaatataaagaaggGGAAAAATTGATgctttgaatatataaatgtgGTATAAGGTCTAATGACTAACATTATTCTTCTATATGATGATGTGCTTTTTATTGCATGACATTGATGGATATTTATTCAAATGCAGACGTGCCAGAGGGAGCCATTATAGTACGGGAACACACTGAAATGAGTAATTTGT
This genomic interval carries:
- the LOC107427367 gene encoding probable hexosyltransferase MUCI70 isoform X1, translating into MEKDVQRSVSLRPNRRADRSNQSSHSKDIEGGFFSPGRLPQDYPMKIVWKKGFIRLVLVGGILWMLLILVASLFHLWSCHSSISFFSAMCNKESKLFSLMDNMGFTPKSQPQHRCQIPLAKDPDKIVIPKGRTPDTIVKNLSYVIEDEPLNNNFQSTPLFGGHQSWSQREESFKLKPTMKVHCGFIRNGGAEMAPADIKYVKKCRFVVASGIFDGYDVPHQPSNISPRSKKLFCFLMVVDEISLDFIKENVTVREDDKGGKWVGIWRLIPLKHPPYDEPRRNGKVPKIITHRLFPKAQYSIWIDGKMELIVDPLLMLERYLWRGKYTFAIAQHKHHHSIYEEADANKRRKRYARPLLDLHMKIYRYEGMDSWSPQKKTISDVPEGAIIVREHTEMSNLFSCLWFNEVNLFTPRDQLSFGYVVYRLKGLFEFFMFPNCEYNSLFVLHPHIREHSSRIEWVTNWNQLKGNGTISNKGKDWDQASGKNGNLIESRGGLGLWTPYPGNLDSVALPPVTRTSKAG
- the LOC107427367 gene encoding probable hexosyltransferase MUCI70 isoform X3, coding for MEKDVQRSVSLRPNRRADRSNQSSHSKAMCNKESKLFSLMDNMGFTPKSQPQHRCQIPLAKDPDKIVIPKGRTPDTIVKNLSYVIEDEPLNNNFQSTPLFGGHQSWSQREESFKLKPTMKVHCGFIRNGGAEMAPADIKYVKKCRFVVASGIFDGYDVPHQPSNISPRSKKLFCFLMVVDEISLDFIKENVTVREDDKGGKWVGIWRLIPLKHPPYDEPRRNGKVPKIITHRLFPKAQYSIWIDGKMELIVDPLLMLERYLWRGKYTFAIAQHKHHHSIYEEADANKRRKRYARPLLDLHMKIYRYEGMDSWSPQKKTISDVPEGAIIVREHTEMSNLFSCLWFNEVNLFTPRDQLSFGYVVYRLKGLFEFFMFPNCEYNSLFVLHPHIREHSSRIEWVTNWNQLKGNGTISNKGKDWDQASGKNGNLIESRGGLGLWTPYPGNLDSVALPPVTRTSKAG
- the LOC107427367 gene encoding probable hexosyltransferase MUCI70 isoform X2: MENGDCGADIEGGFFSPGRLPQDYPMKIVWKKGFIRLVLVGGILWMLLILVASLFHLWSCHSSISFFSAMCNKESKLFSLMDNMGFTPKSQPQHRCQIPLAKDPDKIVIPKGRTPDTIVKNLSYVIEDEPLNNNFQSTPLFGGHQSWSQREESFKLKPTMKVHCGFIRNGGAEMAPADIKYVKKCRFVVASGIFDGYDVPHQPSNISPRSKKLFCFLMVVDEISLDFIKENVTVREDDKGGKWVGIWRLIPLKHPPYDEPRRNGKVPKIITHRLFPKAQYSIWIDGKMELIVDPLLMLERYLWRGKYTFAIAQHKHHHSIYEEADANKRRKRYARPLLDLHMKIYRYEGMDSWSPQKKTISDVPEGAIIVREHTEMSNLFSCLWFNEVNLFTPRDQLSFGYVVYRLKGLFEFFMFPNCEYNSLFVLHPHIREHSSRIEWVTNWNQLKGNGTISNKGKDWDQASGKNGNLIESRGGLGLWTPYPGNLDSVALPPVTRTSKAG